The Sebastes umbrosus isolate fSebUmb1 chromosome 19, fSebUmb1.pri, whole genome shotgun sequence genome has a segment encoding these proteins:
- the LOC119478587 gene encoding uncharacterized protein LOC119478587: protein MVSSRTSQPEAIMPEFNVRRAVSKLLNSFFKGMTADQWGFLKSGSPDDATMTMMGELLLDMTAALTKAFLKSLGSRTLAPEDDVQINLGNTISQGFAEALGIDVSVQCPSSKSLTTLISEEVSESVRSALSSPEGIVQRLTPPSRLNNMILHACKMCQAFIGKMKSVFSPRPRKQRTICEQSDVEPEPSDAEDRHAATPSSDVVIAMEDIMYVKIIIKTQLNDITEPLLVDVPDSEYTVLQSQNSREIEDVAEEIARSIAEDAIRPTPSAQKSKRSKKSIGSKIKKLLAKCFAKTCIHRIVAQMRKRFHRGSKVHSRESAKSLTKKINDLMKQPENRDLLGLGTPVINIPPGRVLEFTKVLSDLLYTHITHGPEIIPEPVIRANMRADLQRKVLGFLCLARWWQIFQSDDYVDNMRHAILGTKPRAKKPLAIAAPPALESMTKIRDDYARRVRKEKKKNCVEVILERLVTRIFKKAKVTWTVSNVQDIIHRLFEQTWAEVEGLDFDSSPEALENLEKAIYRDLIETWGNAMWVLVSLKGDQPAVGERIASAVKGHLMAPPRQRCCMCRCFSSMLTAMTRW, encoded by the coding sequence ATGGTATCATCAAGAACTTCCCAGCCAGAAGCCATCATGCCCGAGTTTAACGTCCGTCGCGCTGTTTCCAAGCTGCTCAACTCCTTCTTTAAGGGGATGACGGCGGATCAGTGGGGATTTTTGAAATCCGGCAGCCCCGACGACGCCACTATGACCATGATGGGAGAGTTGCTGTTGGACATGACAGCGGCCTTGACAAAAGCTTTCCTGAAATCTCTCGGGAGCAGGACCCTGGCGCCTGAGGACGACGTCCAAATCAATCTGGGCAACACCATCTCTCAGGGTTTTGCCGAAGCTCTGGGCATCGACGTCTCGGTTCAGTGTCCAAGCTCCAAAAGTTTGACGACATTGATCTCTGAAGAGGTTTCAGAGAGCGTCCGAAGTGCCCTCTCCAGCCCCGAGGGCATAGTTCAGCGCCTCACTCCTCCCAGCAGACTCAACAACATGATTCTGCACGCCTGCAAAATGTGCCAGGCGTTCATCGGCAAGATGAAGTCGGTGTTCTCGCCTCGACCGCGCAAGCAGAGGACCATCTGCGAACAATCAGATGTGGAACCGGAACCCTCAGACGCCGAAGACCGCCATGCGGCGACGCCTTCGTCGGACGTCGTGATTGCGATGGAAGACATCATGTATGTCAAAATCATCATCAAGACGCAGTTGAACGACATCACCGAACCTCTCTTGGTTGACGTGCCGGACTCCGAGTACACGGTGCTGCAGTCTCAAAACTCTCGGGAGATTGAAGACGTCGCAGAAGAAATCGCTCGGAGTATTGCCGAAGATGCTATAAGACCGACTCCGTCGGCGCAGAAGAGCAAACGCTCCAAGAAAAGCATCGGAAGCAAAATTAAGAAGCTTTTGGCAAAGTGCTTTGCCAAAACGTGCATCCATCGCATCGTGGCACAGATGAGGAAAAGATTCCACCGGGGATCCAAAGTTCACAGCCGAGAGTCGGCAAAGTCTCTCACAAAGAAGATTAACGATCTGATGAAACAACCAGAAAACCGTGATCTTCTGGGACTCGGCACTCCAGTCATAAACATTCCCCCCGGTCGTGTCTTGGagttcacaaaggtcttaagtgaTCTCCTCTACACACATATCACACACGGGCCAGAGATCATCCCCGAACCGGTGATACGTGCCAACATGCGCGCCGACTTGCAGCGGAAGGTGCTCGGTTTCCTGTgtctggccagatggtggcagatCTTTCAGTCCGACGACTACGTCGACAATATGAGACACGCCATACTGGGGACCAAACCCAGGGCCAAGAAACCTTTGGCAATCGCTGCACCACCTGCCCTGGAATCCATGACGAAGATTCGTGATGACTATGCAAGGCGAGTgcggaaagaaaaaaaaaaaaactgcgtCGAGGTGATCTTGGAGAGGCTGGTCACGCGGATCTTCAAGAAGGCAAAAGTGACCTGGACCGTTTCAAACGTCCAGGACATCATCCACCGCCTTTTTGAACAAACGTGGGCCGAAGTCGAGGGTCTCGATTTCGATTCCAGCCCAGAAGCATTGGAAAACCTCGAAAAGGCCATTTACCGGGACCTGATTGAGACGTGGGGCAATGCGATGTGGGTGCTAGTGTCCTTGAAAGGGGATCAACCGGCAGTCGGAGAGCGTATCGCCTCAGCCGTCAAAGGTCACCTGATGGCACCACCGAGACAGAGGTGCTGCATGTGCAGGTGCTTCTCTTCTATGCTCACCGCCATGACGAGGTGGTAA